In Beijerinckiaceae bacterium, the sequence TTGCGACCTTCCGGCGGAGATCCCCTTGGAAATGACACGGCTCGTCGTGTTCTTGCCCAAATGGATCATCTTGGTGCCGGAATCGACCTGCTGGCGGCCATTCGAAATGGCGATCGAATAGAACTCGCCGCGCGACCTGTCGCCGCGAAGGATGCAGGAAGGATATTTCCAGGTGATCGCGGAACCGGTCTCGACCTGGGTCCAGGAGATCTTGGAGTTCACGCCGCGGCAATCGCCGCGCTTGGTGACGAAATTATAGATCCCACCCTTGCCGTCCGCGTCGCCCGGATACCAGTTCTGCACCGTCGAATATTTGATCTCTGCATCATCAAGGGTGATCAGCTCGACGACCGCCGCATGCAGCTGATTTTCGTCCCGCTTGGGTGCCGTGCAGCCCTCCAAATAGGAAACATAGCTGCCTTTGTCGGCAATGATCAGGGTCCGCTCGAACTGCCCGGTATTTTGTTCGTTGATCCGAAAATAGGTGGACAGTTCCATCGGGCAGCGAACGCCCGGGGGCACATAGACGAAAGATCCGTCCGAGAACACCGCACTGTTGAGCGTCGCGTAATAATTGTCGGTCGAGGGCACGACCGATCCTAGATATTTCCGGACAAGTTCGGGATGGGTATGAACGGCTTCCGAAATCGGACAGAAAATTACGCCGGCCTTGGCGAGTTCTTCCTTGAAGGTCGTGACAACCGATACGGAGTCGAAGACAGCGTCGACCGCCACTCTGCGCTCTGGGGCAATGCCCGCTAGCGCCTCCTGTTCGCGCAGCGGAATTCCGAGCTTGGCATAGACCTTAAGAAGTTCGGGATCGACCTCATCGAGCGACTTCGGGCCGGCCGCGGTCTTGGGCGCCGAATAATAGTAAAGCTCCTGGTAATCGATCTTGGGGAAATCGACCCGGGCCCAGTGCGGCTCACGCATGGTCAGCCAACGCCGATAGGCCTCAAGCCTCCACTGGGTCAGCCAGTCCGGCTCGTCCTTTTTGCCTGAAATGAACCGGACAATATCTTCATTGAGGCCCTTTGGGGCTTTGTCGGATTCAATATCGGAAAAAAATCCATACTTATATTCGCTGACGTCGATCGCCTTGACGCGATCGACGGTCTCCTGGACCGCAGCCATA encodes:
- a CDS encoding Fe-S cluster assembly protein SufB → MAAVQETVDRVKAIDVSEYKYGFFSDIESDKAPKGLNEDIVRFISGKKDEPDWLTQWRLEAYRRWLTMREPHWARVDFPKIDYQELYYYSAPKTAAGPKSLDEVDPELLKVYAKLGIPLREQEALAGIAPERRVAVDAVFDSVSVVTTFKEELAKAGVIFCPISEAVHTHPELVRKYLGSVVPSTDNYYATLNSAVFSDGSFVYVPPGVRCPMELSTYFRINEQNTGQFERTLIIADKGSYVSYLEGCTAPKRDENQLHAAVVELITLDDAEIKYSTVQNWYPGDADGKGGIYNFVTKRGDCRGVNSKISWTQVETGSAITWKYPSCILRGDRSRGEFYSIAISNGRQQVDSGTKMIHLGKNTTSRVISKGISAGRSQNTYRGLISAHRKAVGARNFTNCDSLLIGNSCGAHTVPYIESKNPSAQFEHEATTSKISEDQLFYCMQRGISAEAATALIVNGFVRDVLQQLPMEFAVEAQKLIAISLEGSVG